GCAAACacagtaaataataatatattttgaaggaTTTAGGGATAGCCTCATCCCTACCTTTGACAAAGTTGTCTCATGTGTGTGTGCCTCCCCCCAGTTTGCACTTTTGTTGGTAGTGTAATCTCAAGAGATCTTTGGGTTGATGATACATGTAACAGCCCCCTCAGCTTTTCTCAAGAATCCGAGTGTCGAATTTGGTTTAGTTGTGTACTTGTGTATGCAAGGAGATGAGTTGTCTCAAGTTGAGTCATATACCTAATATACTTGTTTCTGTTACTTGGGATATTTGACCAATGTTACTGGGAGATTGATGTGATACAAATCCGACTCGATTGTTAAGAACATTTCCAAGAGACTCCTAAATAGGTTGTTAAGTCCAAAAATAAGGAGCATGAGACAGAATAGAGAAACACTAAGAGCCTCTTCTCTCACCTCTCATCTTTTTTGAGAGCCACATGgctcttaattaattttaaaacaaaatattcatCCTCTCttatttgaatttgattttttgtcaTAAGGGAGTTCATAAAATATAACATTAGGATTgagtataaaaaatattgttggAATTCACATTCCTTACAATGTCCTAACTTTCTaggagtttaatattttatgttatattttggaGTCAATTAGGATACTctcggagatgctctaagcatagCTAACTCGGATGCTCTAAGATGTTTGGAACATTGTATTGCAACTTCACCATTTTCTTTTCTGATTTACTGAAAATTTCCCTGTTATATCTTCAACTAAACAATAGATTTTCCCTAAAAGAACAAAATGTAAAGGAAATTCGGCCGGCCAAAGCCAACAACACTTCCCTCGCTGACAAACCAGTTAACAACTGAAATGACCACAGCTTAACTAGTTGCTACCACGTTCATCACGTAGTCTGATCATGTTCCATTTACAAGCTACTCTAATACACATCATCCTGTTCTGTTATTCCAATTCTagcgtgtatatatatacagtaCAAGTTCTGTCATTCAACAAGCCAATATATACTTTAGTTAAAGAGCCTCACCTTTTATTTTCTCTCCTTTAACAGCATTGCAAGAATGATCCAACTAGCATTACTCGCCACACTCTTGGTCTCGGCCGCCTTCTCAGACATCTCAGCTTCCAAAGAAATCCAGAATGAATCATCAAAAACCAAAGTCATCGACGTAGTTGTCGAGGGAATGGTGTACTGCCAGAGCTGCAACAAGTTGGGATCATGGTCACTGACAGGAGCCAAGCCCCTATCTGGCGCTAAAGTTGGCGTCATCTGTGAAAACTCCATGAACCGCGTAAGCTATTACAAGACATTTCAGACAGATTCACAAGGCTATTTTTACGCAGAGCTGGATGGATATAAGATGAATCACTCGTTACTGGATCATCCTCTCCAGGCCTGTCATGTGAAACTTATTTCATCTCCTCTTGCAAGCTGCGACGTCCTCACGAATGTTAATTATGGAATCAATGGCGCTTCGCTTCATTATGAAAACAAGAGATTGGTTTATGAGAATATGAAGTATGAAGCTCTGATTTATGCTTCAGCTCCACTGGCTTTCCGTCCAGCTCAGTGCACCTAACACTTGACCATTATCTAAGTTGCAATTCTCTTGATTTAAACGCTAAACTTTGTTATTCTTTCATTGCTTATTTTTCGTAGTTTTTTTGGGCTCCTTTCTTGCTCTTGCGATAGTATGCCTTATTGATCATAACGTTGTTTGCCATCAAACTCCAAGCGAAAACTTATTTGGTGACAACCAAAATTGAGAATCTGCTTGCCTCCCCTCGTGTATCTATGAGAAAATGCTTCATTTGAATACAAAATCCTTATAACATCAATTAAAACATCGCACCTCAATTGTCATTTTATtttgtacaaaattttatacattaatgATCGGTACCGATATAATAACCATACATATGTACTGAAGCTCATATTAAAAGAATCTCACTATCATATGTAGGGGCGAGGAAAACCGAGCAAAAAACCAAACTGAAAAAAATTGTAACGAAcaaaaaccgtaaccgaaccgaactgacataacggtttggtaacggttacggttttacccCTCAAActgaaccgaaaaaccgaaccgtgtatataatatataataaaaatataatatttattatacaacatattatatatatatatatatatatatgtgctacaatatattaattatatagtttagtaagagaaattgatattataagtatataaacatttttctaaaattaataataatattaaatttatatactaGCTTCTAGTAAtataaaaaccgaaaccgacaaaCGGTTAACCGCACCGAAAAAAATCATTTGAAACGGTTCGATTACAGTTTCTATCTAAAAATCGTTACCAAACCATGTTTCCATCTAAAAACTGTTACCAAACCGTGTTTCTATCTAacaaccgaaccgaaccaaaaTACACGGTTCGGTAACGATTTTAGATAGAAACAGACCCGAACTGACCCGTGCACACCCTGATCATATGTATGCCCAATCAACACCGCGTCAGCAGGTATCCATTATCACATGACGCCACGTCGCCCCATCTAGTCctgtataaataataaaataaataaataaatttttttttttttagtttcacaATAGTCATTTCAAAAAGATTGTATACAATTTCGCAAACTATTTGTTTCACTTTCACCAGATAAGTTATTAGCCAAAAAGCTTTACTAGTATCTCATCCGTGTACTATGTATTGTATTCTATGAAACATTACACAAAAGTAGAGATCCCAGTACCTTACTTGTTGAGACGACGGATATAGAAGCTACAGTGCACACAACTCGTCTCCTACTCTTCCAAATCAATGTCTCTTTCCGGCGAAGAATCCGAGGACCACCGTAATCCTTCACTAGAAATCGACGACGACGATGacgatgatgaagaagaatatTACGATGACGACGAAGAAGACGACGATGATGACGAAACACTCCTCGATGAATCAGAAACACAGTTCAACACATCCAAAGCGGAGACTCTGTTCCGCCAAATCTACTCCTCAAATGCTCCGTTACGAGTTAACAAAATTGTGATCAACGGCAATTGTAAAACTAAGGACTCTGTGATTAAATCGGAATTTAGAGCCCTAGAAACTGCCACTTCACTCCAGGAGCTGTTTCAGGCCGCTAGTGTTGCCAAAGATCGGATGAGGCAGTTAGAATTGTTTGATTCGGTTAATATTACTTTCGATTCGGGTCCATCGGAATTGAGTGGGACTACTAATGTCATTGTGGATGTTGTTGAGGACCGGAAACGCCTCAATTGTGATTTTCGTGTTTTCTCTCTGCCTGAGGTATGCGGTTTCCGTGAATTTAGTACTCCtatatgaattttatgtgaTCCTGATGTAACTGCAAAATTGAGCTTGGTTAGTTGATTAACATTTAATATTCGTTTAAATGTTCGAATTGTTCGAGTATGCAAATTTTTCTGTGGAATGCCAGTAATATTTCCAAATAAGTTTAGGCAGGGAATGATTGTTTAGAGCATTGGTTTGATTACAACGATTTACTTTTGTTCGGGAATAGTTGTCATACCGATATTTGCTTACGATAGCCCTTTGCTACTggataaacaattttttaaagCTTATATATGGTAGTGGGACATACTTTACGCTTGCATATGTGAGTTGGCATGTAATGATTGTAATGCTTATATGTTTATTGATTCTACTCAAACTGTAAGCACATGCTTAATTTTTGTTCACTGTCTATCTGGATGAGTACATCATTGCTGTTTGTTGTATAGAAAAGCGTAATGCTAGTCTGTCATTTGAGATTTATGCAAAGGATCTTTTTTGGGTGGCAACTACTTCCTGCCCTTTCTTTTGTCCGATCAGTCTAGTAAATAGGGATTTCGCAATATAAATTTTGACAATGTTTCACCTAAAAACTAGTGGTTCTGGACATTTGCTAGGCAAGGGAAACCACTATCTCTTTACTATGATTGGTTTGTAAGTAGGTAACAAGGCTAATAAGCCAGCGAAGCAATTTCTTTACAAAACAAAGTAGAATAAAGAGCAGATCTATCTTCGCCAATCTTGAAAATATCCATTTTTGTCTAAAAAATGATCCCCGCCCGGCCGCCCCTGCCATACATGTGTGGGATCTTCTTAAACTTGGATGTCTCATTAAGTCGTTCTTGGCAAAAGAAATTAGTTGGGTAAAGCCTCGTGTTTAATATATTCCGAATACACTTGCAGGCTAAGTCATGGCCACTTGAAGGATCACTGAAGCTGAAAAACTTGTTGGGGTATGGGGATCTTTGGGATGGTTCCCTTGCATATGGTTGTGACCAAATGCCAGAGGTTTCTGCTGGTGTATCTCTACCCCAATTTACCGGGTTATTTGGTCCTTTAAAGGCTAGAGTATCGCTGCTTTCCCAAGATCGCCTGGAGTTCGCTTCTTTTAAGGAGCAGTCATTGGGCTTATCTCTTGGCCTTTTATCTAATAATAATCACGATGTTGCATGCAATTTCTCTTTGCATACTTCAATAGATCCTTCAGAAATGTCATCTACATCAATAAGAGGGCAGCTTAAGCAtggtttaaactctgatttgaGGTACACATTCAAAATTGACAAGAGAAATTCACCTTTACGGCCAACACGAGGATTTGCTTTTGTATCCGCTTCTCAATTTGGTGGCCTTGTTCCTGATTTTAGGAGTTCACGATTTTTTCGCCAGGTTCATTTTCTTCTCACATCCTCATTTTGGAGTTCCCATTTCTGATTCACCATATCTGTGTACTTGTGAAATTATTTACCCTATAACTGTGTACTTGTGAAATTATTTACACTATAACTGTGTACTTGTGAATTAATTATATCGTGTCAAATATTTGCATGACTCGAGCGGATGATGAAAAATTATCATGTCCGGTTCCTTTTCTATcctatattattattgtatttttgttgatttgtgctaaatattttaatgtaaCTTATGGTACTTGTGATTTCTCTCAGAAATGGTGTCAAGGTGGTTGTTGGCTTTGTGCACCACATTCTAATAGAAGGAATTTCTTTCTAGAGGCTGAATTAAATTTCTCGTAGGTTTACAGTTGGTATCTTAACTAAAGCATAGTTATCACTAATAATGATGGGTAAGAGTAGTCATCTGAAGCATAGTTTAAAGTAAGAGTAAATGGAGAAAATATACTAGATCTATGGTTTAAGTTTCAGCAGTCTGttattcttctttattttctttccctGAAAACATGGATCGGCACTCTATTAAGTTTAACCTTATTATGATCGTAACAGTTTTTTCAATTAATCTAATCCCGATATGGTGATTTTTGTGTTGTTGTATGGTACTGCTGTTATACATAAGTTTTGTTGTTTATATACTTTTAACTTCTCTGCAGGAGTTTGATCTTCGATGTGCTGTTCCTCTGGGTTTTTTCAATGCTGCACTAAACTTTGGGATTGCTAGCGGTGTACTTTTTTCGCAGGGAACTGGATTCCTCAATTTACCTTCTTATTTGCCTGACAGATACTTCTTAGGTGGCAATTCTTCCCCAGTTTGCACGGTGGGAGGCCCAACATCATTGTTGGCTTTCAAGTCGAGGGGGTTTGTCCCTACAGAGCCAAATACAGAAGCTAGGGCTAATGATGGAACTACTGAAAATTCTTCCGGAAAAGATTATCTTGGAGGTGACCTGGCTGTTACCGCCTTTGCCGATCTTTCTTTTGATCTACCACTGCGATTTATTAGGGAGAAAGGTATATATGGGCATGCATTTGCTCGAGCTGGGAGCCTTAATAAAATGACAGAGCAATCATTTCAAGATATGACTTCTAAGAAATTCCTCGACTCATTCCGAAGCTCTGTAGGAATAGGGATAATTGTACCGACCAGACTATTTCGCATGGAGGTCAGTCATTTGTCTTGCAATATACATCCTCTCATATATTGTTCTGAATAGTTTATCTTCGaatctaattttttaaatttcccaTTATCACAAACTAACTTAGTGCAACCCTTCTAATACAATATTAAGCATGCTGAAATTGTTAAGGTGCAACAGGGCATGAGATATATTGATTTGGAATATATGCATTGTGAGTCAGTTGTGCCATGTAGCAACTCTTTACTCATATGCAGATAGCCTCAATATATTGTTGGATAAGTACTACATGGAAAAAGTTGTGCTGAAAAGGGGTGAAACTTCTCATAAGTTGTATAGATATAGATGTTGAATGCTTACTATATAAGAAGGAACGTATAATAGTGACCTCTGTACATTGAGTGTGGTTACTAGATAAAAAAGTCAGGTGTTTTTCTTAGTTTGTACAGAATGCTAGAAGCTTTTATGTGCCGGGATTTGTTTATATGCGACATCCTTCACAGTGTGAAGGAAGATTTCAGAGTTAGTTTTGCACTGCTGTTTAGCGAGAAGTTTCATTATTGCTCTTACAATCATGTTATGTTTGTTGTCTTGCATATATGTGCTCTCGTCTGTGGAAACAGACACTCTTCATTATATTTTTGGACTGCACACTTCTGAGTGGTTAAACTGCAACAGGTTAACTATTGCCAAATACTGAAAAAGCACGAAAATGATCAAGGAAAGACGGGCCTGCAGTTCAGCTTCTCTTCACCACTATAACCTTTCATTTATTATGTTTAAACCTGAGTTGGCACTCAAGTAGGATAATTTTTGTACTGATCTTGTATGTATGGCAGCTCTGATGTTTTCTGATCTGGAATGTACTCTGAATACATGAATACAGGGTAATAAGATGTTAAGACATTGAAATGTGCAAAGCCCTTGCATTGGCAAAATAGGGGCAAAACAAGGTTTTGGTTTGAACACAACGATagtcatattaaaaaataacatgatcATTGTATACAGTTATTAGAAATTTAAGGAAGAAAACAACAATTTTGGATTATTCAAATGCTTCTTTATATCTTTACTATATGCGTATCTTTTTTGTTTTGTGTAAATGCAAAGTTGTTATATTTTGAACAAAGGGAGTCGAAAAATCGGATTCACATGCATTTGACTCAATATATTAAGACATTGAAATGTGCAATGCCCTTGCATTGGCAAAATAGGGGCAAAGCAAGGTTTTGGTTTGAACACAACGGTAGTCATATCAAAAAATAACATGATCATTGTATACAGTTATTAGAAATTTAAGGCAGAAAGCAACAATTTTTGATTATTCAAATGCTTCTTTGTATCTTTAgtatatgcatatatttttgttttgtataaatgCAAAGTTGTTATATTTTGAACAAAAGGAAGTCGAAAAATCGGATTCACATACATTTGACCCAATATACTTTGCATATTTCTATCATTCTGCACTTATTGTAAACACCAGAAAGAGattatctgaattttttttttttgaccaGAAAGAGATTATctgaatttaaaaagaaaatgctGTAAGCAAATCAAGCAAAAAAAAGggaatcatatataaaaaactatCACCACGTTTTTGTTAGAGGCGGAAAGAGAAGGAACCTTTGGAAGAATAAACCTTTACAATAATTCACAAAAGAGGCAAACGGATTATACAAAGCAgagcaaaacaaagaaaaatgcCACGTAAGCACacataaagaaaaaaagaaatttgaagAACCAATAGAATAAAAAAACAGAGGATGAGAAGATTTATCCCTGTTTGAATCCCGTTTCTATTCCCCCGGCATATTCCCATATTCCCCTCCCTCCATTTCTATTCCGCTCTCTTATTTCTATTCCATTCCAACTCCAATTTCAATTCCGATCGGTCAATGGCGTCATCACTTCACAACACTCACCTCCTCTTGATTCCCAAACCCAAAGCCCCTTCAATCTTCACcaaaaatacacacacatctACTTACACCTATACTTACAACTTCCAATTTTTTAAACCTTACGtcaatcttctttcttcttcttctaacTCTTCTCACATCTCACGCGTCTCCACCGCGCCTGTAGAGCACGCGCCGTCGCCTTCCGACTTCGATTTTTCCAAGGAAATCGCTCGATTAAAAGCCCTACGCTCCACcctatccaattcaactaacttagAGCAGAAAGTCAAAGTAATTGACCGTGATTCCAGAGTTAAGAGCTTCTTCCGCACACACAGTGACGATGTTTTTGGTCTTTTGGAGGAACATGAGTTGTTTTTGATCAAGTGTGTGGTGGCGGTGGGGCAGGAGCACCTGCTTAAGTCGGATGAGTTGGAGTTTGAATTCGAGTCAAAGCGGAGTTCGTTGAAGAGTGCGTTGTATGGATTGGCGGAGATGATCGAGAATTGGGATACAAATGAGGGAGTTGTGAAGAATGTGAGTAGTGGTGAGAGGATTGATGATGATCAAGTGAAGGCTTTGCAATCGTTGGTTAGAAATCTGGGAGAGGTTGAGCAGTTTTATGACTGCATTGGCGGAATTATTGGGTTGGTTCAATGttccttttaatttatttaggcGCTTTTTGAAATAAAACGAATTAGGAAATAATATTTCAAGACTGATCTATGACGCATAATACACTGCTTTAAGTGGTTCGTAGTCGTATGATGTGATTTCCGTTTGTATTGTAGAGACCACCAATTTGTGCAAATGTGATTGGATATATATTTGTACGCTTAAATAGTTACGAGTGGACCATGAGCCCCCCGCCCCATATACGTGTGTCTTTGTGAGAAAAAATAAAGTAAAGTTAGGACAGTTAGGATTGAGTTAATTCTGAAATAGTTATAtgattttgtaatgtaaatTTCGTTGTGGTAGCAGTTCCGGTCTGCTGTCTGAATTTACATGTTAAAGGAGAAAGGGCGCTTTTGAATCATATGTttacaattattatatttttgggaTGTGTGCTTAGGTTGCAATTGTCTACTGTATCTGGAATTTGGAAAACAaggcaataaaaaaaattatgcctCTATTATGGCACGGGATTCCTTTTTCTTCATATTGCCCCCATCGTTCCTTTAAATATGATTGTTTTAGGTTCAACAGATGTTTACTGTTGCAAACGGCTTATAGTTTGATTTTAGGAACATTTAATTGATGCATTGTGTCACTTGTAAGAGCACAAAGTCTAAATTCGCGACTTCTTGTCTAGATTCCATTTATGATTGACGGTGTTCCCAGTCAAACTAATGTTTTCTTTATGTTTTGTCTTAGTATCCAAAGTTTGGACTTAAACCTATATGAAGTTAATAATTAATTCACCTTGCTCAAAACCTTTTTTTATTAGATATCAGATCATGGTGCTGGAGCTTCTTGCTCAATCAACTTACACAGAGCAGGGCATCAGTCTTTCCCATAGAAAAAGTAAATCAACAGAATCACAAATTCTTGAGATTAACCCTCCTAATGTGCTTGACCTTTCAAAAGATACAGAATATGCATTTCAAGCAGCTCTATGGGGAATCGAGGTTTGAACAGTACCTCTGTCTTTCTTCAAACGGAAATTTTTTGGCATTATACTACAAAGATATAAACAATATTGATTGGTTTCAGGGCCTGCCAGACTTGGGAGAAATTTATCCTTTGGGTGGTTCCGCAGACAGGCTTGGTTTGGTTGACCCCGTTACAGGTGAATGTCTTCCGGCTGCAATGCTTCCATATTGCGGACGGACATTGTTGGAAGGTCTTATAAGGGATCTTCAGGTATAATATCTGCTATTTGTCAATCTTTCAAGTTGGTATATTCCTTGTTGTGAATGTTGTTAATGTACTAGATTTGAAATGCAAGTTATACATTGTTGTAATTTTTTTGCAAGGCTAGAGAGTTCTTGTATTTTAAATTGTATGCCAAACAATGTGTGAGCCCTGTTGCAATTATGACAAGCTCAGCAAAGAATAACCATAAACACATCACATCATTGTGTGAAAAGCTGAGATGGTTTGGACGAGGCCGGTCCAGATTTAAACTTTTTGAACAGGTTTGGGATTGAATACTTCAGTAGCAGTACTTTTTCCCTGGTTATACTATTCTGTtggaatatatatgtatgtatttataagTTTAATACACACTTTTATAATTGATATGTTATCAAATGGCAGCCTCTTGTTCCAGCTGTTGGTGCCGAAGATGGTAAGTGGTTGGTGGCCGGTAAATACTTTCCTGTATGTAAGCCTGGTGGTCATGGTGCGATATGGAAACTTGCCCATGACAAAGGCGTTTTCCAGCATTTTCGTGACCATGGAAGAAAAGGTGCAACAGTTCGACAAGTCAGGTTGCAGTCAAATATTTCATTGACCTTTTGACTTTTCTATTAAGCCACGTAGTatattgttttctttcttaaaaaaGTTTCAAG
This genomic window from Daucus carota subsp. sativus chromosome 7, DH1 v3.0, whole genome shotgun sequence contains:
- the LOC108194768 gene encoding non-classical arabinogalactan protein 30 yields the protein MIQLALLATLLVSAAFSDISASKEIQNESSKTKVIDVVVEGMVYCQSCNKLGSWSLTGAKPLSGAKVGVICENSMNRVSYYKTFQTDSQGYFYAELDGYKMNHSLLDHPLQACHVKLISSPLASCDVLTNVNYGINGASLHYENKRLVYENMKYEALIYASAPLAFRPAQCT
- the LOC108193144 gene encoding uncharacterized protein LOC108193144 codes for the protein MSLSGEESEDHRNPSLEIDDDDDDDEEEYYDDDEEDDDDDETLLDESETQFNTSKAETLFRQIYSSNAPLRVNKIVINGNCKTKDSVIKSEFRALETATSLQELFQAASVAKDRMRQLELFDSVNITFDSGPSELSGTTNVIVDVVEDRKRLNCDFRVFSLPEAKSWPLEGSLKLKNLLGYGDLWDGSLAYGCDQMPEVSAGVSLPQFTGLFGPLKARVSLLSQDRLEFASFKEQSLGLSLGLLSNNNHDVACNFSLHTSIDPSEMSSTSIRGQLKHGLNSDLRYTFKIDKRNSPLRPTRGFAFVSASQFGGLVPDFRSSRFFRQEFDLRCAVPLGFFNAALNFGIASGVLFSQGTGFLNLPSYLPDRYFLGGNSSPVCTVGGPTSLLAFKSRGFVPTEPNTEARANDGTTENSSGKDYLGGDLAVTAFADLSFDLPLRFIREKGIYGHAFARAGSLNKMTEQSFQDMTSKKFLDSFRSSVGIGIIVPTRLFRMEVNYCQILKKHENDQGKTGLQFSFSSPL
- the LOC108196083 gene encoding UTP--glucose-1-phosphate uridylyltransferase 3, chloroplastic codes for the protein MASSLHNTHLLLIPKPKAPSIFTKNTHTSTYTYTYNFQFFKPYVNLLSSSSNSSHISRVSTAPVEHAPSPSDFDFSKEIARLKALRSTLSNSTNLEQKVKVIDRDSRVKSFFRTHSDDVFGLLEEHELFLIKCVVAVGQEHLLKSDELEFEFESKRSSLKSALYGLAEMIENWDTNEGVVKNVSSGERIDDDQVKALQSLVRNLGEVEQFYDCIGGIIGYQIMVLELLAQSTYTEQGISLSHRKSKSTESQILEINPPNVLDLSKDTEYAFQAALWGIEGLPDLGEIYPLGGSADRLGLVDPVTGECLPAAMLPYCGRTLLEGLIRDLQAREFLYFKLYAKQCVSPVAIMTSSAKNNHKHITSLCEKLRWFGRGRSRFKLFEQPLVPAVGAEDGKWLVAGKYFPVCKPGGHGAIWKLAHDKGVFQHFRDHGRKGATVRQVSNVVAATDLTLLALAGIGLRHNKKLGFASCERNPGATEGINVLVEKKNHDGKWEYGISCIEYTEFDKFGISNGPISKHSLQAEFPANTNILYVDLHSAELIGSSNTETSLPGMLLNVKKPITYMDQCGIHHRVYGGRLECTMQNIADNFVNMYPSRCYKGVEDLLDTFIVYNDRRKVTSSAKRKRKHADKSLHQTPDGSLLDIIRNSYDLLSRCDMKIPEIGDNDKYADSGPPYLIFLHPALGPLWEVTRQKFSGGSITKGSELQIEVAEFFWKDVQLDGSLLVIAENVMGSTKTDQDGEPLLQYGHRCGRCKLENVKVVNDGIDWNSSDNIYWKHEVQRFEALKVILHGNAEFEAVDVILQGNHTFDVPSGYRMKVSSANSGLAVCLKPIKKDLMDCGSWFWKYHIKGSHVQLEMVEH